A single genomic interval of Flavobacteriales bacterium harbors:
- a CDS encoding nucleotidyltransferase family protein — MSMRNEVLQKLSAALPELRSRFPIRSMALFGSVSRGEDGPGSDVDVLVEFDGPVGMRFLHLSHELAALLGRRVDLVSRGGIKPRYFEAIQPDLLHVQA; from the coding sequence ATGTCGATGCGGAACGAAGTCCTGCAGAAGCTCAGCGCCGCACTGCCTGAACTGCGCTCCCGATTCCCCATCCGCTCCATGGCCCTCTTTGGTTCGGTGAGCAGGGGCGAAGATGGTCCAGGGAGCGATGTGGACGTGTTGGTGGAGTTCGATGGGCCGGTCGGGATGCGGTTCCTTCATCTGTCCCACGAACTGGCCGCGTTGCTCGGCAGGAGAGTGGATCTTGTCTCACGTGGCGGGATCAAGCCGCGGTACTTTGAGGCCATTCAACCGGATCTGCTGCATGTCCAAGCGTGA
- a CDS encoding DUF86 domain-containing protein, with amino-acid sequence MSKRDDRLLLQDMAEAVDKILRYTEGRSFDQWQGDEFLQDAVIRNFEVIGEACRHLSHALTREHPDIDWGGIRDFRNLLVHEYFGVDATIVWEILSTDLPKLRTRLHELVGR; translated from the coding sequence ATGTCCAAGCGTGACGACCGCCTTCTGCTGCAGGACATGGCCGAAGCGGTTGACAAGATCCTGCGGTACACCGAAGGCAGGTCCTTCGACCAATGGCAAGGCGACGAGTTCCTGCAGGATGCGGTGATCCGGAATTTCGAGGTGATCGGTGAGGCCTGCAGGCATCTGTCGCATGCATTGACCCGCGAACACCCGGACATCGACTGGGGCGGCATCCGCGACTTTCGCAACCTGCTGGTGCATGAGTACTTCGGGGTGGATGCGACGATCGTGTGGGAGATCCTCTCCACCGACCTGCCGAAGCTTCGCACCCGGCTTCACGAACTGGTGGGCCGGTAG
- a CDS encoding 2-C-methyl-D-erythritol 4-phosphate cytidylyltransferase, with protein sequence MQRSTIIVAGGSGKRLGGPVPKQFQTVKGRPLLMWTLDAFHHFDPDMALIVVLPRAHFDIWKALCMGHRFFIPHEVVAGGEQRWHSVKAGLDTVRGDGLVAVHDGVRPLVSAGLIARCFDAAEASAAAIPVVPVVPSIRETTPDGSRALDRSRLLAVQTPQCFHTDLLRKAFEQPYDPAFTDEAALVERMGVKVALVEGEENNIKVTTAMDMRLVELVLG encoded by the coding sequence ATGCAGCGCAGTACCATCATCGTCGCCGGCGGAAGCGGCAAACGCCTGGGCGGGCCCGTGCCCAAGCAGTTCCAGACCGTGAAGGGACGGCCGCTGCTGATGTGGACCCTCGACGCGTTCCATCACTTCGATCCGGACATGGCGCTGATCGTGGTGCTGCCCCGGGCGCACTTCGACATCTGGAAGGCGCTGTGCATGGGCCACCGGTTCTTCATCCCGCACGAGGTGGTGGCCGGTGGCGAACAGCGCTGGCACAGCGTGAAGGCCGGCCTGGACACGGTGCGGGGCGATGGTCTGGTGGCCGTGCACGACGGCGTGCGTCCGCTGGTGAGCGCCGGGCTGATCGCGCGCTGCTTCGATGCGGCGGAGGCCAGCGCCGCCGCGATCCCCGTGGTGCCCGTGGTGCCCAGCATCCGCGAGACCACACCCGATGGGAGCCGCGCGCTGGACCGCTCCCGATTGCTCGCCGTGCAGACCCCGCAATGCTTCCACACCGACCTGCTGCGCAAGGCCTTCGAGCAGCCCTACGACCCGGCCTTCACCGACGAGGCCGCGCTGGTGGAACGCATGGGCGTGAAGGTGGCGCTGGTGGAGGGCGAAGAGAACAACATCAAGGTGACCACGGCGATGGACATGCGGCTGGTGGAGCTCGTGCTGGGTTGA
- the truB gene encoding tRNA pseudouridine(55) synthase TruB, with protein MANTDPIDLEGGGLLLVDKPVGWTSFDVVGKLRGALNSLAGRRVKVGHAGTLDPLASGLLLLAYGRRTKDLPNLTGLDKTYVGTLTLGEVTPSQDGETPVSASLPWAHLDRAAVEAVLPRFTGALLQRPPMYSAKHHKGERAYFLARDGRSVEMEPVQVTVHALTLLDMEGPRVTFATTVSKGTYIRTLAHDIGQALGCGAWLSALRRTRIAELDVADALPPVELAQRIAPR; from the coding sequence ATGGCCAACACCGACCCCATCGACCTGGAGGGTGGCGGCCTGCTGCTGGTGGACAAGCCCGTGGGCTGGACCAGCTTCGATGTGGTGGGCAAGCTGCGCGGTGCGCTCAACTCGCTGGCCGGACGCCGCGTGAAGGTGGGCCATGCCGGCACCCTGGACCCGCTGGCCAGCGGCCTGCTGCTGCTGGCCTACGGCCGGCGCACCAAGGACCTGCCCAACCTCACCGGGCTCGACAAAACGTATGTGGGCACGCTCACCCTCGGTGAGGTGACCCCTTCGCAGGACGGGGAGACCCCGGTGAGCGCGTCGCTGCCCTGGGCGCACCTGGACCGGGCTGCGGTGGAGGCCGTGCTGCCCCGCTTCACCGGCGCCCTGCTGCAACGGCCGCCGATGTACAGCGCCAAGCACCACAAAGGCGAGCGCGCCTACTTCCTCGCCCGGGACGGCCGGTCCGTGGAGATGGAGCCCGTGCAGGTGACCGTGCATGCGCTGACCCTGCTGGACATGGAAGGGCCCCGCGTGACCTTCGCCACCACCGTGAGCAAGGGCACCTACATCCGCACCCTGGCGCACGACATCGGCCAGGCCCTGGGCTGCGGAGCGTGGCTCAGCGCCCTGCGCCGCACCCGCATCGCCGAGCTGGACGTGGCCGACGCCCTGCCCCCGGTGGAGCTCGCCCAGCGCATCGCCCCCCGCTGA
- a CDS encoding undecaprenyl-diphosphate phosphatase produces MGILEAIVLAIIEGLTEFLPVSSTGHMIIGSTLMGIAQDDFVKLFTVAIQFGAILSVVVLYWKRFFQSFDLYLKLLAGFIPAVIMGLLFKDHIDALLENVTVVALALLAGGVVFLFIERWAPGGTGTGPQTVSYRQAVIIGCFQCLAMVPGVSRSAATLIGGMAQGLTRKHAAEFSFLLAVPTMFAATAKSLYDYLNDGGAFTGEHLRLFAIGNAVAFVVAVLAIKGFIAYLQQRGLAAFGWYRIAVGGVLLLLMALGVPLHLV; encoded by the coding sequence ATGGGGATCCTGGAGGCCATCGTCCTGGCCATCATCGAGGGCCTCACGGAGTTCCTGCCCGTGAGCAGCACCGGCCATATGATCATCGGCTCCACGCTGATGGGCATCGCGCAGGACGATTTCGTAAAGCTCTTCACGGTGGCCATCCAGTTCGGCGCCATCCTCAGCGTGGTGGTGCTCTATTGGAAGCGCTTCTTCCAGAGCTTCGACCTCTACCTGAAGCTGCTGGCGGGCTTCATCCCGGCCGTGATCATGGGCCTGCTGTTCAAGGACCACATCGATGCGCTGCTGGAGAACGTGACCGTGGTGGCCCTGGCGCTGCTGGCCGGCGGCGTGGTGTTCCTGTTCATCGAGCGCTGGGCGCCCGGCGGCACCGGCACCGGCCCGCAGACGGTGAGCTACCGCCAGGCGGTGATCATCGGCTGCTTCCAATGCCTGGCCATGGTGCCCGGCGTGTCCCGCTCGGCGGCCACCCTCATCGGCGGCATGGCCCAGGGCCTCACCCGCAAGCACGCCGCGGAGTTCAGCTTCCTGCTGGCCGTGCCCACCATGTTCGCCGCCACCGCCAAGAGCCTCTACGACTATCTGAACGACGGCGGCGCCTTCACCGGCGAGCACCTGCGTCTGTTCGCCATCGGCAATGCCGTGGCCTTCGTGGTGGCCGTGCTGGCCATCAAGGGCTTCATCGCCTACCTGCAGCAGCGCGGCCTGGCCGCCTTCGGCTGGTACCGCATCGCCGTGGGCGGGGTGCTGCTGCTCCTCATGGCCCTCGGCGTGCCGCTGCATCTGGTGTAA